In Vibrio neptunius, the following are encoded in one genomic region:
- a CDS encoding FAD-dependent oxidoreductase, giving the protein MTKILIVGGVAGGASAAARARRLSESAEIIMFERGSFVSFANCGLPYHIGGDIKDRSKLLLQTPDSFLARFNVDVRVMNEVISIDRHNKQVTVKNLLDSSEYTERYDFLLLSPGAGPVVPPIPGIDNPLTHSLRNIPDMDRIIQTIQMNKPEHATVVGGGFIGLEMMEAFHQLGIKTTLIEMADQVMTPVDREMAGFAHAEIRQKGIDLKLGVALEAVEYIPNQHIASFSSGEDTEHQHVEGELNLTLNNGESLTTDILIMAIGVRPETKLAKEAGLQIGELGGIYTNEMMQTSDPSIYAVGDAVEEKDFVTGAQTLVPLAGPANRQGRMAADNMLGRNETYHGTQGTAICKIFDLAVASTGKNEKQLKREGVGYEKVYVHTASHASYYPGAEIVSFKMLFDPKTGQIFGAQAVGKDGVDKRIDVMAVAQRARMTVEQLQHLELTYAPPYGSAKDVINQAAFVANNIIKGDSTPIHFDEMDSLTNDQLLLDVRNPSELKNVGFIKGAINIPVDQLRHRMEELPKDKEIVIYCQVGLRGNVAYRQLVNSGYKAKNLMGGYRTYLYSKR; this is encoded by the coding sequence ATGACAAAAATTCTGATTGTTGGTGGTGTTGCTGGTGGAGCATCAGCCGCTGCACGTGCGCGCCGTTTGAGTGAAAGCGCAGAAATCATCATGTTCGAAAGAGGAAGTTTCGTCTCGTTCGCCAATTGCGGCTTGCCATACCACATCGGTGGGGACATTAAAGATAGAAGTAAGCTCCTCCTGCAAACTCCAGACAGCTTCTTAGCTCGATTTAACGTTGATGTTCGTGTTATGAACGAAGTCATATCTATCGACCGACACAACAAACAAGTTACGGTTAAGAATCTACTGGATAGTAGTGAATATACGGAACGCTACGACTTCCTTTTGCTGAGCCCTGGAGCCGGCCCTGTGGTTCCTCCAATCCCTGGTATTGATAACCCACTTACCCACTCTCTACGTAACATTCCAGACATGGATCGTATTATTCAAACCATCCAGATGAACAAGCCAGAACACGCAACGGTTGTTGGTGGCGGATTCATCGGTCTAGAAATGATGGAAGCCTTTCACCAGTTGGGAATTAAAACCACACTGATTGAGATGGCGGATCAGGTGATGACCCCTGTCGACCGCGAAATGGCGGGCTTTGCCCATGCTGAAATACGTCAAAAGGGCATCGATCTTAAACTAGGGGTGGCGCTTGAAGCCGTTGAGTATATACCAAACCAGCATATTGCTAGCTTTAGCTCTGGCGAAGACACCGAACACCAACATGTCGAAGGTGAGCTAAACCTAACCCTTAACAACGGTGAGTCGTTAACCACCGACATCTTGATCATGGCCATCGGTGTGCGTCCTGAAACTAAGCTGGCAAAAGAAGCAGGGCTACAAATTGGTGAGCTAGGTGGTATCTACACCAATGAAATGATGCAGACTAGCGATCCTAGTATCTACGCTGTCGGTGATGCGGTCGAAGAAAAAGACTTTGTTACGGGTGCACAAACTCTGGTTCCCCTTGCAGGGCCTGCTAACCGTCAAGGTCGTATGGCTGCCGACAATATGCTCGGACGCAATGAAACCTATCATGGTACACAAGGCACCGCTATTTGTAAGATTTTTGACCTTGCCGTTGCCTCAACAGGGAAAAACGAGAAGCAATTGAAACGCGAAGGTGTTGGCTATGAAAAAGTCTATGTGCATACCGCTAGCCACGCAAGCTACTACCCAGGCGCTGAAATTGTCTCGTTCAAGATGTTGTTCGATCCTAAAACAGGACAGATTTTTGGTGCTCAAGCGGTGGGCAAAGATGGTGTCGATAAACGAATTGATGTGATGGCGGTTGCCCAAAGAGCGCGCATGACTGTCGAGCAGCTTCAACACTTAGAGCTCACTTACGCACCGCCATATGGCTCGGCGAAAGACGTCATTAACCAAGCTGCATTTGTTGCAAACAACATCATCAAGGGTGATTCAACACCGATACACTTCGATGAAATGGACTCGCTAACTAATGATCAACTGCTTCTCGATGTTCGTAACCCAAGTGAACTCAAAAACGTCGGTTTCATCAAAGGTGCCATCAATATACCTGTCGACCAGTTGCGCCACAGGATGGAAGAACTGCCAAAAGACAAAGAGATTGTAATCTATTGCCAAGTGGGGTTACGCGGTAATGTCGCTTATCGTCAATTAGTAAATAGTGGTTACAAAGCAAAAAACTTAATGGGTGGATATCGAACTTACCTATACTCAAAAAGGTAA
- a CDS encoding metalloregulator ArsR/SmtB family transcription factor yields MNPDTLDIIQMRDSAEEASGILKIMAHPVRLMILCQLTQGEIGVGELQNNALLSQSAFSQHLTVLRKNHLIKARKVSQQVFYSLADARIDTLIECFHAVFCRRAS; encoded by the coding sequence ATGAATCCAGATACTCTTGATATCATTCAGATGAGAGACAGTGCAGAGGAAGCCTCGGGTATTCTTAAGATCATGGCTCATCCGGTTAGATTAATGATCCTTTGCCAACTGACACAAGGTGAAATTGGCGTTGGGGAGCTGCAAAACAATGCTCTCCTCAGTCAATCTGCATTTTCCCAACATTTGACGGTATTACGTAAAAACCATTTGATTAAGGCACGTAAGGTGTCTCAACAAGTATTTTACTCCTTAGCTGACGCTCGAATCGACACTTTGATTGAGTGTTTCCATGCGGTTTTTTGTCGGAGGGCATCATGA
- a CDS encoding YeeE/YedE family protein yields MSNTTVRVSALVSGLLFGMGMALSGMINPENVIGFLDVTGAWNPSLAFVMGGALLVFTPAYHFLIKPQARALSGEVFSLPTKVQLDSKLICGAALFGVGWGLAGICPGPAITSLAFGNFDIVIFLASMVLGSLLAKHVTAPSTQMVSLD; encoded by the coding sequence ATGAGTAACACGACAGTTCGAGTCTCTGCATTAGTCAGTGGGTTACTTTTTGGTATGGGTATGGCGTTGTCAGGGATGATAAATCCTGAAAACGTGATTGGGTTTTTAGATGTCACAGGAGCATGGAATCCGAGCTTAGCATTTGTCATGGGGGGCGCGTTACTTGTATTTACACCGGCCTATCATTTTTTGATAAAACCTCAAGCCAGAGCACTGTCCGGAGAGGTATTTTCTCTGCCTACGAAAGTGCAGCTAGACAGCAAGCTCATCTGTGGTGCAGCATTGTTTGGCGTCGGCTGGGGACTCGCTGGGATATGTCCAGGCCCCGCCATTACGAGCCTAGCTTTCGGCAATTTTGATATTGTTATCTTCCTAGCATCTATGGTGTTAGGGTCCTTACTCGCTAAGCATGTGACCGCGCCGAGTACCCAAATGGTTTCTTTAGACTAA
- a CDS encoding endonuclease/exonuclease/phosphatase family protein, with protein MTNTKFKAILAILWITSSTASFAASALTVTAWNLEWLTSHPSDKFSQSQRSKQDFQALAGHFSAINSDVLAFQEVDDQQALRKVIGDGYRVYFSDRASDVYRKQQFDEINQYTGFAVKQDIEVADKPDIQLDKRKNSKLRFGTYIVLNPNGSQPIHALSVHLKARCSGAYKNSRDCKILKSQGKVLNQWISERERQGQNYAILGDFNHNLSDNGDWLWKVISHSSQAILATKGTPARCKVRSRKKPNKTHQFRSLIDHIIVSPGLTTAQTNQDVFPTALVLQQHLSDHCPISTQLN; from the coding sequence ATGACTAACACTAAATTCAAAGCGATTTTGGCGATCCTGTGGATAACGAGTTCAACCGCTTCTTTTGCCGCTTCTGCTCTCACAGTCACAGCATGGAATTTGGAATGGCTGACCTCTCACCCTTCAGACAAATTCTCACAGTCCCAACGAAGCAAACAAGATTTTCAAGCACTCGCAGGGCACTTTTCGGCAATCAATAGTGATGTACTCGCTTTTCAAGAAGTGGACGACCAACAGGCGCTGCGTAAAGTGATTGGAGATGGTTATCGCGTTTATTTCTCTGACCGCGCGTCAGACGTTTATAGGAAGCAACAGTTTGACGAGATCAACCAATATACGGGGTTTGCAGTCAAACAAGATATTGAGGTGGCGGACAAGCCAGACATTCAACTTGATAAAAGAAAGAACAGTAAACTCCGATTTGGCACTTACATTGTACTCAACCCAAATGGCTCACAACCCATACATGCCCTGTCCGTCCATCTAAAAGCGCGCTGTAGCGGCGCCTATAAAAACAGCCGTGACTGCAAAATACTCAAATCGCAGGGCAAGGTATTGAACCAATGGATCAGTGAACGAGAGCGACAAGGACAGAACTACGCCATACTGGGCGACTTCAACCATAATCTCAGTGACAACGGAGATTGGTTATGGAAAGTCATTTCTCACTCTTCACAAGCCATACTAGCGACAAAAGGCACGCCGGCAAGATGTAAGGTACGTTCACGCAAGAAACCGAATAAAACGCACCAGTTTCGTTCGCTTATCGACCACATTATTGTGAGCCCCGGGTTGACCACCGCTCAAACCAATCAAGATGTGTTTCCCACTGCATTGGTTCTCCAACAACATTTAAGTGACCACTGTCCCATCAGCACCCAACTTAACTGA
- the nrdD gene encoding anaerobic ribonucleoside-triphosphate reductase encodes MKPIVIKRDGSRAPFSRDRIQAAVEAAAEHVDKEIAIYALNVALAVELQLKDHDEVHITEIQTLVENELMQGPYKSLARSYIEYRHDRDIAREKQSVLTREIEGLIEESNVDLINENANKDGKVIPTQRDLLAGIVAKHYAKTHILPRDIVQAHEQGDIHYHDLDYAPFFPMFNCMLIDLKGMLTHGFKMGNAEIDTPKSISTATAVTAQIIAQVASHIYGGTTINRIDEVLEPYVMASYEKHLNIAQEWDIHEPEAFARARTEKECYDAFQSLEYEVNTLHTANGQTPFVTFGFGLGTSWASRLIQQSILKNRIAGLGKNRKTAVFPKLVFGIKDGLNHKADDPHYDIKKLALECASKRMYPDILNYDKVVEVTGSFKTPMGCRSFLGTYEENSELIHEGRNNLGVVSLNLPRIAIEAKGDEGKFYQILNTKLELARRALETRIARLENVKARVAPILYMEGACGVRLKADEPIANIFKHGRASISLGYIGVHETINALYGNQTHVYDNSELRQKALDIIKYLKDKVNQWAEESGYGYSLYGTPSENLCSRFCRIDTKEFGVLEGVTEKGYYTNSFHLDVEKKVNPYDKIDFEMPYPQISSGGFICYGEFPNMQRNVEALENVWDYSYSRVPYYGTNTPIDECYECGYNGEFDCTSKGFTCPSCGNHDSTKVSVTRRVCGYLGSPDARPFNFGKQEEVKRRVKHL; translated from the coding sequence GTGAAACCAATCGTAATCAAGCGTGACGGCTCTAGAGCTCCGTTTAGCAGGGATCGCATTCAGGCTGCTGTTGAAGCAGCGGCAGAGCATGTAGATAAAGAAATCGCCATATACGCGCTAAATGTGGCGCTAGCGGTGGAGCTGCAGCTTAAAGATCACGATGAAGTTCATATAACGGAAATTCAAACCTTGGTGGAAAATGAGTTAATGCAGGGGCCTTATAAGTCACTCGCACGCTCGTACATTGAGTACCGCCATGATCGCGATATTGCACGAGAGAAGCAAAGCGTTTTGACTCGTGAGATCGAAGGATTAATCGAAGAAAGCAATGTTGATCTGATTAACGAAAACGCCAATAAAGATGGCAAGGTTATTCCGACCCAGCGTGATTTACTGGCGGGGATAGTCGCTAAGCATTACGCCAAAACACACATCTTGCCTCGCGATATTGTTCAGGCCCATGAGCAAGGCGATATTCATTATCACGATCTGGACTATGCGCCGTTTTTTCCGATGTTTAACTGCATGTTAATCGATTTAAAAGGCATGCTGACCCATGGTTTCAAAATGGGAAATGCTGAGATAGATACGCCAAAATCAATTTCTACAGCGACCGCAGTGACCGCGCAAATCATCGCTCAAGTCGCCAGCCATATATACGGTGGCACGACGATTAACCGTATTGATGAAGTGCTTGAGCCTTATGTTATGGCCAGTTACGAAAAGCACCTTAACATTGCTCAGGAATGGGATATTCATGAACCTGAAGCGTTTGCACGCGCGCGCACCGAAAAAGAGTGTTATGACGCTTTTCAGTCTCTGGAATACGAAGTAAATACGCTGCATACCGCCAATGGCCAGACACCTTTTGTTACCTTCGGGTTTGGTCTAGGGACCAGTTGGGCTTCTCGATTGATCCAACAGTCGATTCTTAAAAATCGCATCGCTGGTTTAGGAAAAAACCGTAAAACGGCCGTATTTCCTAAGCTTGTCTTCGGAATAAAAGATGGATTGAATCATAAAGCCGACGATCCTCACTATGACATTAAGAAGCTTGCACTTGAGTGTGCATCAAAACGTATGTACCCAGACATTCTCAATTACGACAAAGTGGTTGAGGTCACGGGTTCATTTAAAACACCAATGGGATGTCGTAGTTTCCTAGGAACCTATGAGGAAAATAGTGAGTTGATCCATGAAGGGCGCAATAATCTGGGCGTTGTCAGTCTTAACCTTCCTCGAATTGCGATTGAAGCAAAAGGTGACGAGGGCAAGTTTTATCAGATTTTGAATACGAAGTTAGAACTCGCACGCCGTGCTTTAGAGACACGCATTGCTAGGTTAGAGAACGTGAAAGCACGTGTTGCGCCAATTCTCTATATGGAAGGCGCTTGTGGCGTTCGCCTAAAGGCTGATGAACCTATTGCCAACATTTTTAAACATGGCCGCGCGTCTATCTCTTTGGGTTACATAGGTGTTCATGAAACGATTAATGCTTTATACGGCAATCAGACACATGTTTATGACAACTCAGAGCTTCGACAGAAAGCGCTCGATATCATCAAGTATCTTAAAGATAAGGTAAACCAATGGGCCGAAGAGTCGGGTTATGGTTACAGCTTGTATGGTACGCCTAGTGAAAACTTATGTAGCCGATTCTGCCGGATTGATACAAAAGAGTTCGGTGTACTGGAAGGGGTCACAGAGAAAGGTTACTACACCAACAGCTTCCACCTCGATGTAGAGAAGAAGGTCAACCCATACGACAAAATCGATTTTGAAATGCCTTATCCGCAGATTTCGAGTGGTGGTTTTATTTGTTACGGCGAGTTTCCAAATATGCAGCGCAATGTTGAAGCATTGGAAAACGTGTGGGACTACAGCTACAGCCGCGTTCCTTACTATGGGACCAACACCCCTATCGATGAATGTTATGAATGTGGGTACAACGGTGAATTTGACTGTACGAGTAAAGGGTTTACGTGTCCTAGCTGTGGTAATCACGATTCCACTAAAGTCTCTGTAACCCGGAGAGTGTGTGGCTATCTGGGCAGTCCTGATGCGCGGCCGTTCAACTTTGGTAAGCAAGAAGAAGTAAAGCGCCGAGTTAAGCATCTATAA
- the nrdG gene encoding anaerobic ribonucleoside-triphosphate reductase-activating protein — MNYHQYYPVDVVNGPGTRCTLFVSGCIHQCRGCYNQSTQRIDSGVWFTQQVEDQILKDLKDTRIKRRGLSLSGGDPLHPANVADVFRLVKRVRKECPDKDIWMWTGYTLAELTVEQQEVVALLDVLIDGKFEQEKKDLNLEWRGSSNQIIHRFKI, encoded by the coding sequence ATGAACTACCACCAATACTATCCTGTGGATGTGGTTAACGGGCCAGGCACACGTTGTACTTTATTTGTCTCTGGCTGCATACATCAGTGCCGCGGGTGTTATAACCAATCGACACAGCGAATTGACTCAGGAGTGTGGTTTACTCAACAAGTGGAAGACCAGATTCTGAAGGACTTAAAAGATACCCGTATTAAAAGACGCGGGCTCTCGTTATCCGGTGGCGATCCACTTCATCCAGCCAATGTTGCTGATGTATTTCGGTTGGTTAAGCGGGTACGTAAAGAGTGCCCAGACAAAGATATCTGGATGTGGACAGGTTATACGCTGGCTGAATTGACGGTAGAACAACAAGAAGTGGTCGCGTTACTTGATGTTTTAATTGACGGCAAGTTTGAGCAGGAGAAAAAGGATCTCAACCTAGAGTGGCGTGGTAGCTCCAATCAGATCATTCACCGATTCAAGATTTAG